One Skermanella sp. TT6 genomic window, CTGGGCGCACGTCCGGCGCAAGGTGTTCGACATCTGGAAGGCCGACAAGGGGCCGGCGGCCAAGGACATCCTGGACCGCATCGGCCAGCTCTACGCGGTCGAGGACAAGGTGCGCGGCAAGCCGCCGGACCAGCGCGCCGCCGTCCGCAGGGCCGAAGCCGCGCCGCTGGTCGCCGACCTGCGAACGGTTCTGGACGGCCTGCTGCGCAAGATCTCGGGCAAGTCGCCCCTGGCCGGGGCGATCCGCTACGCGGTCGCGCGCTGGACCGAACTGACCCGGTACATCGAGGATGGCCGGCTGGAAATCGACAACAACATCGCCGAGCGCGCGATGCGCACCATCGCGGTCGGCCGCAAGAACTGGCTGTTCGCCGGCTCCGATTCCGGCGGTGAGACGGCCGCCGCGTTCTATACGCTCATCGAAACCGCCAAGCTCAACGGCCACAATCCGCGTGTCTGGCTTACCCGTGTCCTGGAAACCATCGGCCGCGATCAGGCTTTGACCGACTACGGCGCCCTGCTTCCCTGGGTCATGCCGCCGGAGCCCGCAAACGCCTGAAGCCCACCGGCAGGGGCGTTCCGCGTACGCTTACATCTTGGCCTCACCACCGGCCAAGCTAATTGTCGCTCAACAATCGGCGCACAATCCCCGAGGGATTTGCTGGACCATAAGATGACATCATCGTATAGTCTCTGTATATACAGACGGAGGATAAGATGCGTACCGAAGTCTCTCGCTGGGGTAACAGCCTCGCGGTGCGCCTGCCGAAGCAGGTGCTTGAACAGGCCGGGCTGTCTGAAGGCGCAGCGGTGGAACTGGTCGTGGAGGCGGGTACCGTGATTCTTCATCCGGCGAAACCTCGCTACGACTTGGAAGAGTTGATTGCCGGCATCACCCCGGAAAACCTGCCCGAAAGCTTTGATGATGCCCCAGTGGGGCGCGAGCTGCTTTGATGGCCGCGCCAAACCGTGGCGACTTGGTTTGGATCGACTTCACGCCCAACGCCGGGCATGAGCAAGCGGGGCGGCGGCCCGCACTGGTCTTGTCGCCCAGGGAGTACCATCAGCGAACCTCCTTCGTTATCGTCTGCCCGGTCACGGGAACGATCAAGGGTTATCCGTTCGAAGTGGTCCTGCCCGGGGGTCTGCCCATCTCCGGTGCGATATTGGCCGATCAAGTCAAGAGCATCGACCGACACGCCCGCCGCATCGAGTTCGCCGCGAAGGTACCTGACAGGATCGTCCAGGAGGTACAGGCCCGAATCGCGCCGCTGCTGGGCCTGACCTGATTTCCAACTCCTTCGGTCGCGGCCACCCGCCGCCCCTCATCCCACCGCTAAGGCGCGGGAATCCGCCGCAGGACATCGTCATATGGGGCGAGGTCGAGGAAGGCCGTCACCTCCACCGCCTTCCCGTCCTGCATGCGCAGGATCCAGGCGTAGCGGTTGTTGTAATCCCTGCCGTCGCGGGCGACGGCGCTGCCTTCCCAGTGGGCGATCACATGGTCGCCGTCGGCCCAGATGGTCGAGGACGTCGGCCGCACCGGAGTGGAAAGCCGGGAAGTGAAAGGCAGGACGGCCTCCTTCACGAAGGTCTCGCGACCCCGGAACACCCCGGCGCTCGGGCCGGATCCCTCGATCCTCCATACGACGGTCTCGGCGAGCACATCATCGAAGAAGGATGTTCCGCCCGCCGCCCAGCGGTCGAAGGCTTCCGTCACGACGCGCCTGTTGTGGTTTTCCGCCGTGCCCGTTCCTGTGCCGGCGATCAC contains:
- a CDS encoding AbrB/MazE/SpoVT family DNA-binding domain-containing protein, with translation MRTEVSRWGNSLAVRLPKQVLEQAGLSEGAAVELVVEAGTVILHPAKPRYDLEELIAGITPENLPESFDDAPVGRELL
- a CDS encoding type II toxin-antitoxin system PemK/MazF family toxin, which codes for MAAPNRGDLVWIDFTPNAGHEQAGRRPALVLSPREYHQRTSFVIVCPVTGTIKGYPFEVVLPGGLPISGAILADQVKSIDRHARRIEFAAKVPDRIVQEVQARIAPLLGLT
- a CDS encoding nuclear transport factor 2 family protein encodes the protein MNPKAYPTLAWCVSFAMVSALGSSAVIAGTGTGTAENHNRRVVTEAFDRWAAGGTSFFDDVLAETVVWRIEGSGPSAGVFRGRETFVKEAVLPFTSRLSTPVRPTSSTIWADGDHVIAHWEGSAVARDGRDYNNRYAWILRMQDGKAVEVTAFLDLAPYDDVLRRIPAP